The Bacillota bacterium genome contains a region encoding:
- a CDS encoding VWA domain-containing protein: MSSETAGSDVSSIRAQVKLSHGMLPVGRPGRLWALVTLSADKAAIAGSGGEAKVKRLPVNINVVLDRSSSMAGQPLEQVKQAAKFLVEQVGADDFMSVTVFDHYVDTVFPAQRVVNKDLLKAAIHSIEEGWSTNLSGGLLRGYEEALKECRQGQVNRVLLLTDGMANVGITDPATLSAKARALLEKNVSLSTIGVGLHFNEDLLIALADAGNGSYYYVKSAEQIPNVFAAELKGLLSVVAQGIALKVDGLSGCRVTMVYGYEPSFTDNGASLSLPDMFRDEEKRLVVELSYPALPGGEHPLLRLSLSYADACRTLAHTSLEITAKLVATADVSEPHEPDFEVIKVVELTRTATAKDRIAEAMDRGDYSQAQNIVEERLSVLESLAQAERADDEALHEEIATLRQLDMGRLKDADDSLVAETRKDLRSQSYQVMRGQSNYRSPKQAGD; the protein is encoded by the coding sequence TTGAGTAGCGAAACCGCTGGCAGTGACGTGAGTTCGATTCGGGCGCAGGTCAAGCTGTCACATGGAATGCTCCCAGTGGGCAGGCCCGGGAGGCTTTGGGCGTTGGTCACCTTGTCCGCCGACAAGGCGGCGATTGCGGGGTCCGGTGGCGAGGCCAAGGTGAAGCGGCTGCCGGTCAATATCAATGTGGTGCTCGATCGAAGCAGTTCGATGGCCGGGCAACCGCTTGAACAGGTGAAACAGGCGGCTAAGTTCCTGGTGGAACAGGTTGGAGCGGACGACTTCATGTCGGTGACCGTGTTCGACCACTATGTGGACACGGTCTTCCCGGCTCAGCGCGTGGTCAACAAAGATCTCCTGAAAGCCGCGATCCACTCGATTGAAGAGGGCTGGAGCACCAATCTCTCAGGCGGACTGCTTCGGGGCTATGAAGAGGCGCTGAAGGAATGCAGGCAGGGGCAGGTCAATCGGGTTCTGTTACTCACCGACGGGATGGCGAACGTAGGGATAACGGATCCCGCGACTCTATCCGCAAAAGCCCGTGCGCTGCTCGAAAAGAACGTGTCGCTCTCCACCATAGGGGTCGGCCTCCATTTCAACGAGGACCTCCTCATTGCCCTCGCTGACGCGGGCAATGGGTCCTACTACTATGTGAAGAGCGCTGAGCAGATCCCCAATGTTTTCGCAGCCGAACTCAAAGGGCTGCTGTCAGTGGTTGCGCAGGGCATCGCCTTGAAGGTGGACGGGCTTTCGGGCTGCCGGGTCACCATGGTGTACGGCTACGAGCCGTCGTTCACAGATAACGGCGCGTCCCTCTCCCTGCCCGACATGTTCCGCGATGAGGAAAAACGCTTGGTTGTGGAACTCTCGTATCCCGCGCTGCCCGGGGGGGAACACCCTCTGCTGCGCTTGAGTCTGTCGTATGCAGACGCATGCCGGACCCTTGCTCACACCAGTCTGGAGATCACCGCGAAGCTTGTTGCGACAGCGGACGTAAGCGAGCCCCATGAACCCGATTTTGAAGTGATCAAGGTCGTCGAACTTACAAGGACCGCCACAGCCAAGGACAGGATCGCTGAAGCGATGGATCGGGGCGACTACTCCCAAGCCCAGAATATTGTGGAAGAACGCCTGTCGGTTCTGGAGAGCCTGGCGCAAGCCGAGCGGGCGGACGATGAAGCGCTGCATGAAGAGATCGCCACTCTTCGCCAGTTGGACATGGGACGCTTGAAAGATGCCGATGACTCTCTTGTGGCAGAGACGCGCAAGGACCTTCGGAGCCAGAGCTACCAGGTCATGCGAGGTCAGTCTAATTACCGATCTCCCAAGCAAGCGGGGGACTAG
- a CDS encoding response regulator yields the protein MAFEKILVVDDDPPIADLVALNLRKQGYDVATAGCGEEAIQAVGHGDFSLVVLDIMMPGMDGFETPSEIRKRSDISVILLSARGDEPDKIIGFGLGADDYITKSFSPGELGGESKSPPSAIQKRRRAGSGDPSTGTRLG from the coding sequence TTGGCCTTCGAGAAGATCCTTGTTGTGGATGACGACCCCCCCATCGCGGACCTGGTCGCCTTGAACCTACGGAAACAAGGCTACGACGTAGCCACGGCAGGCTGCGGCGAAGAGGCGATCCAAGCCGTCGGGCATGGCGATTTCTCACTAGTCGTCCTCGACATAATGATGCCTGGGATGGACGGCTTCGAGACCCCGTCGGAGATAAGGAAACGCTCGGACATCTCCGTGATCCTCCTGAGCGCGAGAGGGGACGAGCCTGACAAGATCATCGGATTCGGGCTCGGGGCGGACGACTATATCACCAAATCCTTCTCTCCGGGCGAACTCGGCGGCGAGAGTAAGAGCCCACCTTCGGCGATACAGAAGCGGCGCCGGGCGGGGAGCGGCGACCCATCCACCGGGACAAGACTTGGATAG